One stretch of Sporocytophaga myxococcoides DSM 11118 DNA includes these proteins:
- a CDS encoding UDP-N-acetylmuramate--L-alanine ligase — protein MNPKRQKVHFIAIGGSAMHNLALALHQKGLIVTGSDDEIFEPSRTRLEKAGILPEKIGWFPEKISTELDAVILGMHASKDNPELIKAQELGLKIYSYPEYVYQQSIDKQRIVIAGSHGKTTITSIILHVLKHFNRKFDYLVGAQIEGFDLMVKLTDDAPIIIIEGDEYLSSSIDKTPKFLHYHHHIGLMSGIAWDHINVYPTYDEYVKQFDLFANSSPKGATLIFCENDDLVSVICRKEREDVQGIAYTAHKHDIINGQTYLLDHNKKIPVQVFGKHNMRNLSGAKTVLSKLGITDDMFYEAIQSFKGAADRLEVLEKTNDTTVFKDFAHAPSKLKASTAAVKKQFPDNELVAILELHTFSSLNKEFLGQYKDTFKSADLPVVYFNPQTLEHKKLDPISPEDVIKAFNNEKLKVFTENQSLKEFILNTNWKGKNLLLMSSGNFGGFDLKKLAKEIVKQ, from the coding sequence ATGAACCCCAAAAGGCAAAAAGTCCATTTTATTGCAATCGGAGGCAGCGCAATGCATAATCTCGCCCTCGCTTTGCATCAAAAAGGTTTAATAGTAACAGGATCAGATGATGAAATTTTTGAACCTTCCAGAACCAGACTTGAAAAAGCAGGAATACTTCCTGAAAAAATTGGCTGGTTTCCTGAAAAAATTTCTACTGAATTAGATGCTGTCATTCTTGGCATGCATGCAAGCAAGGACAATCCCGAATTAATAAAAGCTCAGGAACTTGGATTAAAAATCTATTCCTATCCTGAATATGTTTACCAGCAGTCGATAGACAAACAGAGAATAGTGATAGCAGGAAGCCATGGTAAAACCACCATTACTTCCATAATTCTTCACGTTCTGAAACACTTCAACAGGAAGTTCGACTATCTGGTTGGAGCTCAGATTGAAGGATTTGATCTGATGGTAAAATTAACTGATGACGCTCCTATTATTATTATTGAAGGTGACGAGTATTTATCTTCATCAATTGATAAAACTCCTAAATTCCTTCATTACCATCATCATATAGGCTTAATGAGCGGAATAGCGTGGGACCACATTAACGTATATCCTACATATGATGAATATGTTAAGCAGTTTGATCTTTTTGCTAATTCATCTCCTAAAGGGGCTACATTGATTTTCTGTGAGAATGACGATCTTGTTTCTGTAATCTGCAGAAAAGAAAGAGAAGACGTTCAAGGAATAGCATATACTGCTCATAAGCATGATATTATCAATGGTCAGACTTATTTGCTGGATCATAATAAAAAAATTCCGGTGCAGGTTTTCGGAAAGCATAACATGCGCAATCTAAGTGGAGCGAAAACAGTGCTTTCTAAACTTGGAATAACAGACGATATGTTCTATGAAGCTATTCAAAGTTTTAAAGGGGCAGCAGACAGATTGGAAGTGCTTGAAAAAACAAATGATACTACTGTATTTAAAGACTTTGCTCATGCACCGTCCAAGCTAAAGGCTTCAACTGCAGCTGTGAAAAAGCAATTCCCTGATAACGAACTGGTAGCTATTCTAGAATTGCATACTTTCAGTTCCTTAAACAAGGAGTTTTTAGGACAATACAAAGACACATTTAAGTCGGCGGACTTACCTGTTGTATACTTTAATCCTCAAACACTTGAACATAAAAAGCTTGATCCAATTTCACCTGAAGATGTAATTAAAGCTTTTAATAATGAAAAGTTAAAAGTATTCACTGAAAATCAATCATTAAAGGAATTTATCTTAAACACCAATTGGAAAGGTAAAAACCTCTTACTAATGAGCTCAGGAAACTTTGGAGGCTTTGATCTGAAGAAACTAGCCAAAGAGATAGTAAAGCAATAA
- a CDS encoding 3'-5' exonuclease has protein sequence MGLNLKKPLAFFDLETTGTNITNDRIVEISVLKVMPNNEQIIKTTRINPTIPIPLESSLIHGIYDEDVKDKPTFKSVAAQFASMLQGCDLAGFNILRFDVPVLVEEFLRAGVDFDITNRKMVDAQRIYHLMEPRNLSAAYKYYCNKDLEGAHSAEADTIATFEVLKAQILKYEGCTIKDGDGKEFIPVKNDMNALHDLTASQFVDLAGRMVLNDKGEEVFNFGKYKNMKVTDVLQKDPSYYDWMMKGDFALSTKKKLTEIKLRKFNHKV, from the coding sequence ATGGGGCTAAATCTAAAAAAACCTCTCGCTTTTTTTGACCTTGAAACAACAGGTACAAACATTACCAACGACAGAATAGTCGAAATATCAGTACTAAAGGTAATGCCTAATAATGAGCAGATCATTAAAACCACCAGAATAAACCCCACAATACCTATACCTCTGGAATCCAGCCTCATTCATGGTATATATGATGAAGATGTAAAAGATAAACCTACCTTTAAAAGTGTAGCGGCTCAGTTTGCCTCAATGCTTCAGGGCTGTGACCTTGCCGGGTTTAATATCCTTCGTTTTGATGTTCCTGTTCTTGTAGAGGAGTTTTTAAGAGCTGGGGTTGATTTCGATATTACCAATAGAAAGATGGTAGATGCACAAAGAATCTATCATTTAATGGAACCACGTAACCTTTCTGCCGCATATAAGTACTATTGCAATAAAGATCTTGAAGGTGCTCATAGTGCTGAAGCCGATACAATTGCCACTTTCGAAGTACTTAAAGCTCAGATTTTAAAATATGAAGGCTGCACAATTAAAGATGGTGATGGCAAAGAATTCATTCCTGTTAAAAACGACATGAATGCACTGCATGACCTGACAGCTTCTCAATTTGTAGATCTTGCCGGTCGAATGGTTCTTAATGACAAAGGTGAGGAAGTATTTAACTTTGGGAAATATAAGAACATGAAGGTTACAGATGTCTTGCAAAAAGACCCTTCATACTATGATTGGATGATGAAAGGCGACTTTGCTTTAAGCACCAAGAAGAAACTTACAGAAATAAAACTTAGAAAATTTAATCACAAAGTTTAG
- a CDS encoding CAP domain-containing protein: MRLITFSFLILLLSFRGLFAQTPIDFNNFDDKLLTQKIYLKLNEVRDSLGLSPFVKDSILTAAAINQAKYIKKVDNLVHNQDNPAMATVEQRVESYKGTHEKVAENVDVIYTDRPFTVYKEKEPMKINTYESAAFAFVRSSLNTSSNSVNVLNREFSATGIGIGIIPEKKCIYIAQVFGPMAYNFPSSIKTKDKKIFYPSKKINIENAFGIEPSNEVVCGKCVGDFNKIPDYIENKIIVENGKVYYSFSDLGLFNKTFPETEGEFSFSVDIVLRSQFPCSSGNIVHRSFAFDGIMLVPVTLKELLKSNSKASSNALYAYLGDIPGELKNDEYVCNLIVIKDNHLCTYYVDYPKLPSSRSIISTEVFVDTLLKSEITKKKNLKFTIPFEKDKSVYSENDIRPFYDSLNLNKYNITEVVVLAYSSIEGSTERNQELQKSRAESIIQVLQSFQLNDTIKKVIKAQENWDQFYRDVKNTPFNYLTTLSKEKIKEALQKDSLSKAMEFLLARERKAILFLKIVERIDLTRNKDSLAIHYQNALAKKDVAVATTLQTAIFDAISNKELSADLLTSLNPPKTKEFAQLINNQILFRQELGQKFDYIGELNQTSALDPTNVFIKYNICDLSLKAWAADSAYLQSPEGFMKNIKALYNTKIDKKLVNKLYLNFQILISPYFLTNKKFKYRDDAINLVKKYYKTTELSSDDLLTVAKFFAENGRAAWALEILFPIMQKGEYSEDMLFNFLAISITRPDLFEKKEFESYFLKAKDMNSQRFCSLFGYDKVNFMLFKEEELKVYFCKACNLKQ; encoded by the coding sequence ATGAGACTGATCACTTTTTCATTTTTAATATTATTACTTTCTTTCAGAGGACTATTTGCTCAAACACCGATTGATTTTAATAATTTTGACGATAAACTTCTTACCCAGAAAATCTACCTTAAACTCAATGAGGTACGTGATTCTCTTGGCCTCTCCCCTTTTGTCAAAGACTCGATATTAACAGCTGCTGCCATTAATCAGGCGAAATACATCAAAAAAGTAGACAACCTTGTTCATAATCAGGACAATCCTGCTATGGCAACAGTAGAACAAAGGGTTGAAAGTTATAAAGGCACTCATGAGAAAGTAGCTGAAAACGTTGATGTCATTTACACAGACCGGCCTTTTACTGTTTATAAAGAAAAGGAACCGATGAAAATAAACACCTACGAAAGCGCTGCATTTGCCTTTGTACGGTCTAGTCTGAATACATCCAGTAATTCGGTGAACGTTTTAAACCGTGAATTTTCTGCCACAGGAATAGGAATAGGAATTATTCCTGAAAAGAAATGTATTTATATAGCTCAGGTCTTTGGACCTATGGCATATAATTTTCCATCGTCAATAAAGACCAAAGACAAAAAGATCTTTTATCCTTCTAAAAAAATAAATATTGAAAATGCTTTCGGCATAGAGCCTTCTAATGAAGTTGTATGCGGAAAATGTGTAGGAGATTTTAATAAAATTCCGGATTACATAGAGAATAAGATAATCGTAGAAAATGGAAAGGTTTATTATTCCTTTAGTGATCTGGGGCTTTTCAACAAAACATTTCCTGAAACGGAAGGTGAATTTTCCTTTTCTGTAGATATAGTTCTCAGAAGCCAATTCCCTTGCTCAAGCGGAAATATTGTACACAGATCCTTTGCTTTCGATGGCATCATGCTTGTTCCGGTTACGTTAAAAGAACTTTTAAAATCCAACTCTAAAGCTTCCTCAAATGCCTTGTATGCATACCTTGGTGATATTCCAGGGGAACTAAAGAACGATGAATATGTGTGCAACCTGATAGTCATTAAAGACAATCACCTGTGTACTTATTACGTGGATTATCCCAAGCTTCCTTCCAGCAGATCTATTATTTCTACCGAGGTTTTTGTTGATACCCTTTTAAAATCAGAGATCACCAAAAAGAAGAATTTAAAATTTACTATACCATTTGAGAAAGACAAGTCTGTTTATTCAGAAAATGATATCCGACCATTTTATGACTCTCTCAATTTAAATAAATATAATATAACTGAGGTTGTTGTTCTTGCCTATTCATCTATTGAAGGTAGCACTGAAAGAAATCAGGAATTACAGAAAAGCAGGGCTGAAAGCATCATCCAGGTATTGCAGTCCTTTCAGCTCAATGATACCATAAAAAAAGTCATAAAAGCTCAGGAAAACTGGGACCAGTTTTACCGTGATGTTAAAAATACCCCGTTCAATTACCTTACTACATTAAGTAAAGAAAAGATAAAAGAAGCACTTCAGAAAGATAGTCTTTCCAAAGCTATGGAATTTCTTCTTGCAAGAGAACGCAAGGCTATTCTGTTTCTTAAAATCGTTGAACGGATAGATCTGACAAGAAATAAAGATTCCCTGGCTATTCATTACCAGAATGCATTAGCTAAAAAAGATGTTGCAGTAGCCACAACACTCCAGACAGCTATATTTGATGCTATTAGTAATAAAGAGCTTTCAGCAGATTTATTAACTTCATTAAATCCTCCTAAGACAAAAGAATTTGCCCAATTGATCAACAACCAGATTCTATTCAGGCAGGAACTTGGTCAAAAATTTGATTATATAGGTGAGTTAAATCAGACTTCTGCATTGGACCCTACTAATGTATTTATCAAATACAATATCTGCGATCTCTCTTTAAAAGCCTGGGCTGCAGATTCAGCTTATCTTCAGTCACCTGAAGGCTTTATGAAAAATATAAAAGCCCTCTACAATACTAAAATTGATAAGAAGTTGGTCAATAAATTATACCTCAACTTTCAAATTCTTATTTCTCCTTATTTTCTTACCAATAAGAAATTCAAATATAGAGACGACGCCATTAACCTGGTTAAAAAATACTATAAAACAACTGAGTTAAGTTCTGATGATTTGCTTACTGTAGCAAAGTTTTTTGCAGAAAACGGCCGTGCAGCCTGGGCACTTGAAATTTTATTCCCAATTATGCAAAAAGGTGAATATTCAGAAGATATGCTATTTAACTTTCTGGCTATATCAATTACAAGACCTGATCTTTTTGAAAAAAAGGAATTTGAATCTTACTTTCTTAAAGCAAAAGACATGAACTCACAAAGGTTCTGCAGCCTTTTCGGTTATGACAAAGTTAACTTTATGCTTTTTAAAGAAGAAGAACTAAAAGTATATTTTTGCAAGGCTTGTAACCTAAAACAATAA
- a CDS encoding M48 family metallopeptidase — translation MKMRLMKMLNKGKLILLSLAIAIGCSKVPVTGRKQLDIVPNSQVLALAKSEYNEFLKTNKVVNNTSQAEEVEKVGRNIANAVEAYLKKEKQTKLLEGYNWQFNLVEDPQINAWCMPGGKVVVFTGIMPITQSEAGLATVMGHEIAHAVARHGNERMSQGLTAQLGGVALDVALSSKPDQTRNLFMAAYGVGANVGILLPYSRLQESEADRIGLIFMSMAGYDPAEAINFWERMEKASQGGEPPEFLSTHPSHKTRIEELKKQLPEALKYYNQAVSKR, via the coding sequence ATGAAGATGAGATTGATGAAGATGTTGAACAAAGGGAAGTTGATACTATTGTCATTGGCCATTGCCATAGGCTGCAGCAAGGTTCCTGTGACAGGAAGGAAACAATTGGATATTGTTCCTAATTCGCAAGTGCTCGCCCTTGCAAAGTCTGAGTACAATGAGTTTTTAAAAACTAATAAGGTCGTTAATAATACCTCTCAGGCAGAGGAGGTAGAAAAGGTAGGACGGAATATTGCGAATGCTGTAGAGGCTTATCTGAAGAAAGAAAAGCAGACAAAACTGCTTGAAGGTTATAATTGGCAGTTTAATTTGGTGGAAGATCCACAAATCAACGCCTGGTGTATGCCTGGAGGTAAGGTTGTAGTTTTTACTGGTATTATGCCCATCACTCAATCTGAAGCCGGACTTGCGACAGTTATGGGGCATGAGATCGCACACGCTGTTGCAAGGCATGGTAATGAAAGGATGAGCCAAGGGTTAACTGCTCAACTTGGAGGTGTTGCATTGGATGTTGCTTTGAGTAGTAAGCCAGATCAAACCAGGAATTTGTTTATGGCAGCTTATGGAGTTGGAGCGAATGTAGGAATCTTACTTCCCTACAGCCGATTGCAGGAATCAGAAGCTGACCGTATAGGATTGATATTTATGTCAATGGCTGGATATGATCCAGCAGAAGCTATAAACTTTTGGGAAAGGATGGAAAAAGCTAGTCAGGGAGGGGAACCACCGGAATTTCTTTCTACTCACCCAAGTCATAAGACCAGAATTGAAGAACTGAAAAAACAACTTCCTGAAGCGCTTAAATATTATAACCAAGCAGTTAGTAAAAGATAG